One genomic window of Columba livia isolate bColLiv1 breed racing homer chromosome 9, bColLiv1.pat.W.v2, whole genome shotgun sequence includes the following:
- the PTX3 gene encoding pentraxin-related protein PTX3 — MLPREILCLLTLCCVFRASVSVLDEDNDYDLMYVNLDNEIEGPVLGTEEAASCDCQREHTEWDKLFIMLENSQMKENMMLQAMDDLLKVDVQSLRAELSQLTATFAAAVEKVASQIVSQVEQVLAKDGDQAEEAKRLRESEQGKVLEHVLLLSHNVSSRLGRLESAWPRGSEAQDTAPQQEKRGPTGDQLVLNALWKELQQTRAELKASQKWAAQRLLPAGCETAILFPMRSKKIFGSVHPTAGMTLRSFTACIWIKATEALDKTIVFSYGTKFNPYEIQLYLSRDSAVLVVGGDQHRLVVKNVVVPGKWLHLCGAWSSQNGSASLWAKGELAGAASGIADAHVVPDGGILQIGQEKNGCCVGGGFDEALAFSGKLTGFNIWDRVLSGTEIAAQGGEDACGIRGNVVGWGVTEVLTYGGAQYIS; from the exons ATGCTGCCCCGAGAAATCCTGTGTCTGCTGAcactctgctgtgttttcagggCTTCTGTCTCCGTTCTGGATGAAGACAATGACTACGACCTCATGTATGTGAACCTAGATAACGAAATCGAAGGGCCGGTTCTTGGTACTGAGGAAG CTGCTTCGTGCGACTGCCAGCGAGAGCACACGGAGTGGGACAAGCTCTTCATCATGCTGGAGAACTCGCAGATGAAAGAGAACATGATGCTGCAGGCGATGGACGATCTGCTGAAGGTGGATGTGCAGAGCctgagagcagagctgagccagctCACCGCCACCTTCGCCGCTGCCGTCGAGAAAGTTGCCTCCCAAATCGTGTCCCAGGTAGAGCAGGTGCTTGCgaaggacggtgaccaagctgaaGAAGCCAAGAGGCTCCGTGAGTCCGAGCAAGGGAAGGTTCTCGAGCACGTTCTGCTGCTGAGCCACAACGTGTCCAGCAGGCTGGGGCGGCTGGAGAGCGCGTGGCCGCGCGGCTCCGAGGCTCAGGACACGGCTCCGCAGCAGGAGAAACGCGGTCCCACAGGAGACCAGCTCGTCTTGAACGCCCTGTGGAAAGAGCTACAGCAAACCAGAGCCGAACTGAAGGCGTCGCAGAAATGGGCAGCACAGCGCTTACTGCCGGCAG GGTGTGAAACAGCAATTCTGTTCCCCATGCGTTCGAAAAAGATATTTGGAAGCGTTCACCCAACTGCTGGAATGACCCTTCGCTCCTTCACTGCGTGTATCTGGATCAAAGCGACCGAGGCTTTGGACAAAACTATTGTCTTCTCCTATGGAACCAAGTTCAATCCATACGAAATCCAGCTTTACCTCAGCCGGGACTCCGCAGTGCTTGTTGTTGGTGGCGACCAGCACAGGTTAGTTGTCAAGAACGTTGTTGTCCCTGGGAAGTGGCTCCATCTCTGCGGCGCCTGGAGCTCACAGAACGGATCCGCGTCCCTGTGGGCGAAGGGCGAGCTGGCGGGCGCCGCTTCGGGCATTGCTGACGCTCACGTCGTTCCGGATGGAGGGATTTTGCAGATCGGTCAAGAAAAGAACGGCTGCTGCGTGGGAGGTGGGTTTGACGAAGCTTTAGCCTTCTCTGGGAAATTAACTGGCTTTAACATATGGGACAGAGTGCTCAGCGGCACAGAGATAGCGGCGCAGGGTGGAGAAGACGCGTGCGGCATCAGGGGCAACGTGGTGGGGTGGGGAGTCACGGAAGTTTTGACGTATGGAGGAGCTCAGTACATTTCCTAA